A DNA window from Theobroma cacao cultivar B97-61/B2 chromosome 5, Criollo_cocoa_genome_V2, whole genome shotgun sequence contains the following coding sequences:
- the LOC18599317 gene encoding NAC domain-containing protein 67, producing MYSLGVVFDPSDRDIVSHYLPMLISGESMSSLGDLQYVIGFEDIYSTKPSVFFDVNNGNGLPFLKSNQRFIFTHRQRISKKNANGKRPRRILESHHYDETLGVGDSGGYWRSSTAEKPILDEQQKEIGFVRTLNFFEFKDEKKCRKDATKTRWLMHEYRLPGDTFQEWVICKIKDTSRSPHDDYSDSIWEKELFGKLLLPHSDENHDHQDEYQSQIQSSTVFNDGNLPSFEVDQLLDDDPFKEVDQLLEINDDNQIQTQSSTVFNNGNLPRYEVDQLLYAHEKEVSKDDDPFKEVDQLLEINDDDQIADYPFKEMEQLLGMNDNDPIADVDEALDTMNSYYLQDLLG from the coding sequence ATGTATTCCCTAGGCGTGGTTTTTGATCCTTCTGATCGAGACATCGTTTCCCACTATCTCCCCATGTTGATTTCTGGTGAATCAATGAGCAGTTTAGGTGATTTGCAGTACGTGATTGGTTTTGAAGACATCTATTCCACCAAACCAAGTGTCTTTTTTGATGTTAACAACGGGAATGGTCTTCCCTTCTTGAAAAGCAACCAGCGATTCATCTTCACCCACCGTCAGAGGATTTCCAAGAAGAATGCAAATGGAAAACGACCAAGAAGGATTCTTGAAAGTCATCATTACGACGAAACGTTAGGAGTTGGAGACAGTGGTGGATATTGGAGGTCTTCAACCGCTGAGAAGCCTATCCTTGATGAGCAGCAAAAGGAAATAGGGTTCGTCAGAACCCTTAACTTTTTTGAGTTCAAGGATGAGAAAAAATGTCGAAAGGATGCCACCAAAACTAGGTGGTTAATGCATGAGTATCGTCTTCCCGGAGACACGTTCCAAGAATGGGTTATCTGCAAGATCAAAGACACCTCTCGTTCTCCACATGATGACTATTCTGATTCTATTTGGGAGAAAGAGTTGTTCGGAAAATTATTGTTGCCGCATTCAGATGAGAATCATGATCATCAAGACGAATATCAGTCTCAGATTCAGTCATCTACTGTTTTCAATGATGGAAATCTACCAAGTTTTGAAGTTGATCAGCTACTAGATGATGACCCTTTTAAAGAGGTGGACCAGCTATTGGAGATCAACGACGACAATCAGATTCAAACTCAGTCATCCACCGTTTTTAATAACGGAAACCTACCGCGTTATGAAGTTGATCAACTACTGTATGCACATGAGAAGGAAGTATCAAAAGATGATGACCCTTTTAAGGAAGTGGACCAGCTATTGGAGATCAACGACGACGATCAGATTGCTGATTACCCCTTCAAGGAGATGGAGCAGTTACTGGGAATGAACGACAATGATCCGATTGCTGACGTAGATGAGGCATTGGACACGATGAATTCCTATTATTTGCAGGATTTACTCGGCTAG
- the LOC18599316 gene encoding uncharacterized protein LOC18599316 isoform X2 — protein MAGIGYPNLIPRVNRTTTQSPLNLQRAHGARCCSVAPENEKKTKTPQILRLAVSGVTELLRLFSSSTKDRVDDGLCTREREGISVSDVDEVLRILKSDYENAYFVTGKELYSRNLKLLVPFFDNPSIGLQKIEKGVKVETNFVLATWRLRTFLKLPWKPLISIDGSTFYELGEKFTIVRHAESWNVSALEAVGQIFTPSFWKAK, from the exons ATGGCGGGAATTGGTTATCCAAACCTGATTCCACGTGTCAACCGGACGACCACTCAATCACCGTTAAATTTACAGAGAGCCCACGGCGCACGGTGCTGCTCAGTTGCACcggaaaatgaaaagaaaaccaaaactCCTCAGATTTTAAGATTGGCAGTGAGCGGTGTTACAGAGTTGCTAagactcttttcttcttccacCAAAGACAG AGTTGATGATGGACTATGCACTAGGGAGAGAGAGGGAATTTCAGTTTCTGATGTTGATGAAGTTCTAAGGATCCTCAAATCTGATTATGAGAATGCTTACTTTGTTACAG GCAAGGAGCTGTATTCTCGCAACTTGaaattgcttgttcctttctttgACAACCCTTCGATTGGATTACAAAAGATTGAGAAG GGTGTCAAGGTGGAAACAAACTTTGTGCTGGCAACTTGGAGATTAAG AACTTTCCTGAAGCTTCCCTGGAAGCCTCTTATTTCAATCGATGGAAGCACTTTCTATGAATTGGGCGAAAAGTTTACG ATTGTCAGGCATGCTGAGAGTTGGAATGTCTCTGCACTGGAAGCAGTTGGTCAGATATTCACTCCTAGTTTTTGGAAGGCCAAATGA
- the LOC18599316 gene encoding uncharacterized protein LOC18599316 isoform X1, which produces MAGIGYPNLIPRVNRTTTQSPLNLQRAHGARCCSVAPENEKKTKTPQILRLAVSGVTELLRLFSSSTKDRVDDGLCTREREGISVSDVDEVLRILKSDYENAYFVTGNFTSAIYAEDCIFEDPTIRFRGKELYSRNLKLLVPFFDNPSIGLQKIEKGVKVETNFVLATWRLRTFLKLPWKPLISIDGSTFYELGEKFTIVRHAESWNVSALEAVGQIFTPSFWKAK; this is translated from the exons ATGGCGGGAATTGGTTATCCAAACCTGATTCCACGTGTCAACCGGACGACCACTCAATCACCGTTAAATTTACAGAGAGCCCACGGCGCACGGTGCTGCTCAGTTGCACcggaaaatgaaaagaaaaccaaaactCCTCAGATTTTAAGATTGGCAGTGAGCGGTGTTACAGAGTTGCTAagactcttttcttcttccacCAAAGACAG AGTTGATGATGGACTATGCACTAGGGAGAGAGAGGGAATTTCAGTTTCTGATGTTGATGAAGTTCTAAGGATCCTCAAATCTGATTATGAGAATGCTTACTTTGTTACAG GGAATTTTACTTCTGCAATTTATGCTGAAGATTGTATCTTTGAGGATCCAACTATTAGATTCCGAG GCAAGGAGCTGTATTCTCGCAACTTGaaattgcttgttcctttctttgACAACCCTTCGATTGGATTACAAAAGATTGAGAAG GGTGTCAAGGTGGAAACAAACTTTGTGCTGGCAACTTGGAGATTAAG AACTTTCCTGAAGCTTCCCTGGAAGCCTCTTATTTCAATCGATGGAAGCACTTTCTATGAATTGGGCGAAAAGTTTACG ATTGTCAGGCATGCTGAGAGTTGGAATGTCTCTGCACTGGAAGCAGTTGGTCAGATATTCACTCCTAGTTTTTGGAAGGCCAAATGA